The Chiloscyllium plagiosum isolate BGI_BamShark_2017 chromosome 20, ASM401019v2, whole genome shotgun sequence genome includes the window ATGGGTTCCAGAATAGTTTATGTTGAGGAAACAAATAGCCTATCTTTGCTAACTGTATGAACCCTGCATGAAATCAGTTTGACCAATCCTAATGGCAAAATGTCTACCTCATAAAGTAACCAACAATTTGAATAAACCGTCTGTAAATTAATCAATGAGAGAGAGCCATTCTGGTCTTAAATTGATCCCATATCACATCTGAGCAAACGTGGTTGCTAGCGGTCTACAGTTTGATGACTGGAACAACACCACATGTTAGGGAGATCTCTGGAACACTTCAAATGCTATGTTTGCAACTCAACCGACCGGATAGGTAGTTAAGATCACCCATGGGAATTAGTAGTCAAGCATCCATTCTCTTCCTGTAGATTCTGGTTTTTACCTGCTTTTCTGACAACTGCAGAATCCTCTTTCATACATGTTGCATTCAGAGGGCATAATTTAACCTGAGGCTTGTGCAGGAAATTGATTGTAGCTTTTCTACCCGGCTAACCTAATGGCAGGAGACGATGAAGTCCGATAAGGTCCAAAAAGATGTGTCTGCCCATGCCTACCCCCACCCTGCCCCGGAATCCTAATGACCAAACCCTCCTGAACTCCGTCCTGCTATCTTACCTCTGTCAAAGAATCATTGCTTTGGTTAAAGTATGATGCTCAAAATGCCTAGCCCGTCCTGGCCAGTTTTGAGTGGGAGCAGGACTGAAGCAATGCAGATGAAGTGCAAAGATAGTGTCCCATGGTTCATCTACTGACCTTATTTGTTGCTTGCCTCAGGCCCCATTCATCTAACCTTTGCCTCTTGTTAAAATCAGAGCAATCACATCCATCCAAAGCATAAGCTCAGAATACCAGTGATAAAGCTTCTTATGCTGGGAGAACCTCCTGCAAGAGCGTGGTgtcatctgattttttttctctgcttttgTGCAGAAGCTCATATTTAATTATTGCTGAACCTGGGTTGACAAATCATagagaaaatatttaattaaccacTGTTACTCCAGTAATGTCTGCTTTTTTCTCTGTGCTACCAGTAGTAGTAATCAACTGCAAATGTAATCTGGCCATGTTACATTTATTCCTTTCTGGATCTTGAtcaacaagaagaaaaaaaaacccagtacATCTGAGGGTGGCTGGTGTGAGAAACAGGTGTAATAATAGGTGTTAGGCAAAATTTTTCTATAAATAAGTCTATAATAAATGTAATTACACCAGACATGTCATACTCGTGTATTCAGTTGATCATTTCTGACATCAAGGTTAAATCATAATACTGAACTAATATAACATTAGCTCTAGTTTGCCTCCAGCCATCTTGTACCAGGCCTGAGAATGCTTTATGTTGCATTTTCCACTGACATCCCTCAGTGTCATGTGGacaaaactggccaaaaatatgtaaatttaaattttaccagTACGTAGTGAAATGTTAGATTTTTTGTTGCCTTTAGCCAATGAAAAGATGTCCTCAACTAAAAACACACTGTTAAAGGCATTTCGTGTATTTAACATACATCTTTCTTCAAAGAATATTAATTTTTATACATTGCTCTTTTACAGAGGAATGGTGTGAACTTGTCTTCTCTCATCATCATACAATCAAATCCATTAAATGAAAATTTGTCCCAAAAGTGGGCTTTGTACTCCGAGCAGAAAAATGGACTTGCTGAGAAATGTGTGAGATTAAAGGCTAGTTCAGCAAATGTGCAAAAATAGAGATGTATCATCGATGTTGAAAGTTAGGTTGAACATTGCTGGGGAAGTTAAAAcaaacaggtttctttggaagtacaagcttttggggcACTGCCCCTTTGttagctagctacctgatgaaggagcagcaccctgAGCTTgtactgtacttccaaataaacctgttggactataacctggtattgagaTTTtcaacattgtccaccccagtccaacactggcaacaccaCGTCATTGCTGGAGAAGATGTAAGAAggaatctgtttttgtttgtgacagTAATGTTGATTGTTTGTTCAGCTTCAGTTTCTGCTGATTACCATTTCACCGTTTCTTTGTATTTCAGTTTATGTTCCAGATGAGGACTTGAAGACAGGAGAACTGAGAGAAAGAGAAGATGCCAGCCCTTCTGCTGCAGAATTGCAAGGTAATGGTTACATGTGCactgaggaggaagaggaggaggaggaagaaagcAAAGGCAGTTACAGCTACCAGAATTCCCCAGTCAGTGCAATGTCCAATCAGGATGCAGAGTGTGAATCCCACCTGAGTGATACCAGTGACAGATTGGCTGACTTTAAAAGTATTTCTTCCCGGGATGGACAGGAAAAGGAAGAACAATCAAACGGAGAGATAAAGAATGGCCAACAGAACAGTTTAGGAGCAATGAGAGCTGTTTATGCTAGCTTTCTATCTGATTCATATTGGTCAAGTCTGGGATTTGACCTCAAACAATCAAAGACTGAAAGGACAAGCTGCAAGAGCAGCAATGAGAGCACCAAAAGTAGTTTTGATTGGCACCAAGATGCATTatccaaaacatttcaacaaacaTCCTCTGGCAGGCCAGTGCCTAAACCAAATCTTTTCAGTTCAGTGCAGTTGTACAGGCAAAATAACAAGTTGTTTGGGACTGTTTTCACAGGTGCCAGTAGGTTTCGCTGCAGAGAATGTAGTGCAGCATATGACACTTTGGTAGAGCTAACTGTACACATGAATGATTCAGGACATTACCAAGATGATAATCATGAAAAGGACGTGGACCGCAACAGCAGTTGGACAAAGACACGAAAACGGGCTTTGCAGGACATTGATGGGATGCATGATGCCCAGAAAGTTTTAAAGTGTATGTACTGTGGACATTCATTTGATTCCCTCCAAGATCTGAGTGTCCATatgataaaaacaaaacattaccAGAAAGTGCCTCTGAAGGAACCTATGCCACCTATTGGATCAAAGTTAGTCCCTCCGACAAAAAAACGAGCCCAGCATGAAGTTAATCAGCCTTGTTCGCCAGATTCAACAACTGGAGTTGCAGGTACTTTTGCAGGTGAAGCACAAAAGAATTCAAATCCCTATGTGTCATCTAACAATCGCTATGGTTATCAAAATGGTGCCAGCTATACCTGGCAGTTTGAAGCCTGTAAGTCTCAAATCCTAAAGTGCATGGAGTGTGGAAGCTCGCATGACACATTACAGCAGCTCACAGCTCATATGATGGTAACAGGGCACTTTCTTAAGGTAACAAACTCTGCATCAAAGAAAGGAAAACAGATTGTTTTTGACCCTTTGGCTGTCGACAAAGCACAGTCAGTCACTGAAGGGCCATCAAATGAAACCCAACCATTGGCGCCGGTCAGCAAATTGCCTCCAGATTCATTAACACCCTCAGTATCAGAAGATAACAAAACCCATGAAGAAAAGCAAGAGATATCAGAAGACATGGAAAAACAGCAAAAAGATAAAGATGATTGCAAAGATGACAACCTGGAAAAGATCTTTGATCCTACACTTCAGTATCAGTATATAAGAGAGGAAGATCTAGAAGAGAGCTCAAAGGGGGGCGGAGATATTCTTAAATCCCTGGAAAACACTGTTACTTCAGCCATCAACAAAGCCCAAACTGGGAGCCCCAGCTGGAGTGCTTATCCTAGCATTCATGCTGCCTATCAGCTCCCTGGTATTATTAAACCTGTGCAACTTGGTACGCAAATATTACAAGTTAAGCCAAACCTGAAACCAATAGCTCCAAAAGTCAGATATTTCTCTGTTATTACAAGTAACCAAAACCAACCCCTTCAATCCAACAATGACCAAATTAAGGAAGAGCCTATTAGTCCATCTCATGAACAACTTTCATCCAAATTGGAAGAAAGCAATATTGAGAAAAAGGATCCAAAATTAAGTCTTCAATCTGGGGTAATTTCACCATGTAAAATGGAATGTGAGAgcccaataaaaacagaaattctgcCTGATCAGCCAAGGACGCATTCCCCTTGTTTGAAAGATGCTGACGAAGCAAAAGAAAGGTTCAAGAAAGAGCCTGTAAAAAATGACACAGGCTCTCCAAATTTTTCAATGACCAATGGTTGCTCTGGAATGACTGTTATCACAGACCATCCATCTGAACAACTTTCTGTCAGTCCACTTAGTGCATTGCAGTCTATCATGAACACTCATCTTGGCAAAGCTGCCAAGCCCCTTAATTCAAACTCTGACCCTGTAACTATGTTATGTAGACTCAATAAAAGTTTATTGGAGAAATCAGCTTCACCACCAAGTTTAGTTAAGCCATCTAATCTTGCTGATCGATATTACTATGAAAGTAGTGATCAACCAATCGATCTCACAAAGTCTAAGAGTGACAAAGCTGCCCAATCAAACCCAGTCAAACCCTTTACTTCACTACCTTCCAAACATGCTTTATCAGATATTGCTGACATGGTAAAGGTCCTCCCTAAAGGCACAACACCAAAACCTTCTACCTCATCGAAGATGACAGCAGAGAGGTTAGAGACTGATGTGAGGAGCTTTGAAGATGTGTCAATGGAATTTTTACCAGTTCAGAAAAGAAAAGGTCGGCAGTCAAACTGGAATCCCCAGCATCTTCTCATTCTTCAGGCCCAGTTTGCTGCCAGCCTTTGGCAAACAGGTGAAGGCAAATATCTATTATCAGATCTCGGTCCACAAGACCGCATGCATATTTCAAAGTTTACTGGACTCACCATGACTACCATAAGTCACTGGCTTGCCAATGTAAAATATCAACTAAGAAAGACAGGTGGAACAAAATTCCTTAAGAACTTAGACACAGGACACCCAATTTTCTACTGCAATGATTGTGCCTCCCAGTTTAGGACTCCTTCCACTTATATTGGTCATTTAGAATCCCATTTGGGCTTCACTATGAAAGATATGGCAAAAATTTCTGTACAGCATGCCAGAGGGGATCAAGAAGTGTCTAAAGTGACACCTGAGAAGTCAGCAGGGCCATTGGTAACAGATGAGGACACAGGCAGCAAGTTCCAGTGTAATCTGTGTAATCGAACTTTTGCTAGCAAGCACGCAGTAAAACTTCACCTCAGCAAAACGCATGGCAAGTCACCAGAGAATCATTCGCAGTATGTAACTGAATTAGAGGAAGAGTAACAACTCAAGGTGAGCATCAAGACTCTTTCTGTATCATTCAAAGTATTTAAAGTATTAGGAAGGTGAGTCACTGTAAATTGTACTAAACTGTATTCAGGAGAAGTGTTTTGGTCAAGATAAAAAGTCCTTTGCAAAAATTCTTTATTGTTTCTAATGAATAATATTTTGAGTAACTATTCATACAGCAGGGACATTTAATCCGAAAGCTAAGGCCATCAGTTTGATTTGAAGGAAGTTTAGTGCAGTTTTTGGATAAAGAAATAATATGAATAATATGCCCCACATATTTGTGACATTGTGTTATTTCATAAGGTTTGTTTGTTACTCCTTCTTATTGTCAAAAATTTTCAATCATGTCTCTGCTGTACTAAAGAAAATAATTGTACCTGCTATATAAAAAGGGCCATTACTGAAACTTCTTGAGCTTCTCCCTGGCAGTTTGCATACTGAATTATTTAagtatacctgaaatgttgaaaaTATGCTGCTCAAGATGTTGATGCAAAATGGTCTGGTAGTTGACCAGAAGGAAACCTGTTTCACACAGTGTCTATTGTTCGTATTTCTTAACTTCAGTAAGAAAGAGAATTTAACTTGGTGTAAAACAGGTAGCCAGTGCCTGTTTTTTGCTACTGGTGTTGATAGTTCCCATCCACAGGATGTTTTGGCTCTGCAAAAAGCTTTTCAGAATCAGTTTAAAAGCTACAGGTACGACACAATTTTCTCAAAATATTGCACTTTTCTATTTCATGCCTGTTATTGCACAAAGATTCTTGATAACAATAAGTGTGTTGATTTGAATGGGTATAATTTATGTCTCAGTATAATTCTGATGCACATTAATGAAATTGAACCTTTGATTACtggatctgtgtttttttttgggagaCAAGCACATTCCTTGGTAAACAATAATCTATTGATAAAGTGCAATTTTGTTTGAGCCTAATTTAAGAGAATGATGGAACTAACTGTGCATTGAATATTAATGAAATTACAATTATTATTGTATTTTGTGAAACTGTACAAgtataataaatatatttaccatTTAAAACTCAACCTAGCAGTCGACTGTACACTAAGCCCTTTTCACATTCAAAACTGTATTATAGAGAGGTCTGTCAGAATGTAGCACTGAATGCTTTAATAGTTGGAGGAAAATTAGCCTATTTTTTCTTTTAGAAGGGACAGTCTGGAGAGTTTGGTACATAAATAAGGTATGTCATAAAGATTATAACTTCACTTGAAAAATGAAAATGTGTCAACCGTCTATTTCATTATAATAACTACTTCCAGCTTATCATGTGATCCAATGTGTGTAATACCaggtttttgcttcagtattatATTCAAAACCTGTGAAAAACAGAATGAATTTAAACCCAAAGTGATCCAAATTTGGCCATTACAAGTTCTTTGGAATTCTGCCTAGTTCTGATTACTTTGGGTGGGAATCATCGTGCCTTATCCATTAGAAGAATAGTCCACAATCCAGATACATTGTGTTTGGTTGCATGATGGTATGGTGATAGATGGTGACCTGCCACCTGATTTTGGAGTGCTCAGAGAGGAGGTAAGTTTTTAACTTACCTTTACCTTTAGTTCTCTCGGTGATAGAGAAGAAGTGTATTAAACTACTGGCAATCTTGTTCAATGAAGTTTCACCTGTGATCTTGTTGGAAGTGTTTACACATTTATCTTTGTGACTATCATTGGTTTGGGAGTGTGACtggcagtggtgcagtgtggacCAACTCGTTCTGACTTAGAATCAATATTCTTGATTCAGGGGAAAAGAGTTTGATTTCTGCCCATAAAATTCCAGATAAATATTGACTGTGTACGTTCTGGAGAAATTTCATCATTGGGTTTCTACATGTTTGTCTTTGCGTTCCCCAGCAGTATCATAGGAACAAGTCCTTACTAACATGCAGTGTAACTGGGACTCTTGCCACTCAGCCAGAGAAGATTGCCACACTCAATATTACTATTAATTAGAAAAATTGTATTGGAAGTCAAAGGACTGATGTTCGTCCCAAGGTTTTAGGCTGTAGAATGACTGTACTATTTAGTTGAAACAATAAAAAAGTAGAAGAAAAAATTCAGTTATGGACTGATTAACAGAATCCATACTTAAAATCGAGAAGCAATTTAGTTTTATATTTTGTCAATGAGGGGACAATAAACAATGCATGATTATTGTGTAGGACTGATAGTGCACTGAAGACATTTAAAATGTAGGATCTGTCAATATCTGCATCTTGTAGTCACAACAACAAGCCAGTAACATATGGTAATTACACTGGGTTGGCTACAAGCAGAAGAAAAGCCGTAGTTGTTTACAGCTGTTTATCAGTTAGATACTACACTCTCATAATTTGACTGTTGAAGGTATTAATATCTTCTATTATAAATCCCATCATCAAAGCAGTTAAATTAGATCA containing:
- the LOC122560043 gene encoding teashirt homolog 2 isoform X1, with protein sequence MPRRKQQAPKRAAVYVPDEDLKTGELREREDASPSAAELQGNGYMCTEEEEEEEEESKGSYSYQNSPVSAMSNQDAECESHLSDTSDRLADFKSISSRDGQEKEEQSNGEIKNGQQNSLGAMRAVYASFLSDSYWSSLGFDLKQSKTERTSCKSSNESTKSSFDWHQDALSKTFQQTSSGRPVPKPNLFSSVQLYRQNNKLFGTVFTGASRFRCRECSAAYDTLVELTVHMNDSGHYQDDNHEKDVDRNSSWTKTRKRALQDIDGMHDAQKVLKCMYCGHSFDSLQDLSVHMIKTKHYQKVPLKEPMPPIGSKLVPPTKKRAQHEVNQPCSPDSTTGVAGTFAGEAQKNSNPYVSSNNRYGYQNGASYTWQFEACKSQILKCMECGSSHDTLQQLTAHMMVTGHFLKVTNSASKKGKQIVFDPLAVDKAQSVTEGPSNETQPLAPVSKLPPDSLTPSVSEDNKTHEEKQEISEDMEKQQKDKDDCKDDNLEKIFDPTLQYQYIREEDLEESSKGGGDILKSLENTVTSAINKAQTGSPSWSAYPSIHAAYQLPGIIKPVQLGTQILQVKPNLKPIAPKVRYFSVITSNQNQPLQSNNDQIKEEPISPSHEQLSSKLEESNIEKKDPKLSLQSGVISPCKMECESPIKTEILPDQPRTHSPCLKDADEAKERFKKEPVKNDTGSPNFSMTNGCSGMTVITDHPSEQLSVSPLSALQSIMNTHLGKAAKPLNSNSDPVTMLCRLNKSLLEKSASPPSLVKPSNLADRYYYESSDQPIDLTKSKSDKAAQSNPVKPFTSLPSKHALSDIADMVKVLPKGTTPKPSTSSKMTAERLETDVRSFEDVSMEFLPVQKRKGRQSNWNPQHLLILQAQFAASLWQTGEGKYLLSDLGPQDRMHISKFTGLTMTTISHWLANVKYQLRKTGGTKFLKNLDTGHPIFYCNDCASQFRTPSTYIGHLESHLGFTMKDMAKISVQHARGDQEVSKVTPEKSAGPLVTDEDTGSKFQCNLCNRTFASKHAVKLHLSKTHGKSPENHSQYVTELEEE
- the LOC122560043 gene encoding teashirt homolog 2 isoform X2, producing MCTEEEEEEEEESKGSYSYQNSPVSAMSNQDAECESHLSDTSDRLADFKSISSRDGQEKEEQSNGEIKNGQQNSLGAMRAVYASFLSDSYWSSLGFDLKQSKTERTSCKSSNESTKSSFDWHQDALSKTFQQTSSGRPVPKPNLFSSVQLYRQNNKLFGTVFTGASRFRCRECSAAYDTLVELTVHMNDSGHYQDDNHEKDVDRNSSWTKTRKRALQDIDGMHDAQKVLKCMYCGHSFDSLQDLSVHMIKTKHYQKVPLKEPMPPIGSKLVPPTKKRAQHEVNQPCSPDSTTGVAGTFAGEAQKNSNPYVSSNNRYGYQNGASYTWQFEACKSQILKCMECGSSHDTLQQLTAHMMVTGHFLKVTNSASKKGKQIVFDPLAVDKAQSVTEGPSNETQPLAPVSKLPPDSLTPSVSEDNKTHEEKQEISEDMEKQQKDKDDCKDDNLEKIFDPTLQYQYIREEDLEESSKGGGDILKSLENTVTSAINKAQTGSPSWSAYPSIHAAYQLPGIIKPVQLGTQILQVKPNLKPIAPKVRYFSVITSNQNQPLQSNNDQIKEEPISPSHEQLSSKLEESNIEKKDPKLSLQSGVISPCKMECESPIKTEILPDQPRTHSPCLKDADEAKERFKKEPVKNDTGSPNFSMTNGCSGMTVITDHPSEQLSVSPLSALQSIMNTHLGKAAKPLNSNSDPVTMLCRLNKSLLEKSASPPSLVKPSNLADRYYYESSDQPIDLTKSKSDKAAQSNPVKPFTSLPSKHALSDIADMVKVLPKGTTPKPSTSSKMTAERLETDVRSFEDVSMEFLPVQKRKGRQSNWNPQHLLILQAQFAASLWQTGEGKYLLSDLGPQDRMHISKFTGLTMTTISHWLANVKYQLRKTGGTKFLKNLDTGHPIFYCNDCASQFRTPSTYIGHLESHLGFTMKDMAKISVQHARGDQEVSKVTPEKSAGPLVTDEDTGSKFQCNLCNRTFASKHAVKLHLSKTHGKSPENHSQYVTELEEE